A DNA window from Allokutzneria albata contains the following coding sequences:
- a CDS encoding AAA family ATPase translates to MTETPLFVLTGISASGKTTIGRMLADSFPKSAFVEGDLVREMVRSGRVDMSPDPSEDALGQLLLRYRQAATLAMSFQDAGFATVAEDVIIGDVLKDYLDVLRGRQVHLVVLAPTPETVHQREAARNKTGYDSWAVTALNKILHEQTPRLGLWLDTSEQTPEETVAEILARREESLLG, encoded by the coding sequence GTGACTGAGACCCCACTGTTCGTGCTCACCGGTATCTCCGCGAGCGGTAAGACGACCATCGGCCGCATGCTCGCGGACTCGTTCCCGAAGAGCGCGTTCGTGGAGGGCGACCTGGTCCGCGAGATGGTGCGCTCCGGCCGCGTGGACATGAGCCCGGATCCGTCCGAGGACGCGCTCGGCCAGCTGCTGCTGCGCTACCGCCAGGCGGCGACGCTGGCGATGTCGTTCCAGGACGCGGGCTTCGCCACGGTGGCAGAGGACGTGATCATCGGCGACGTGCTGAAGGACTACCTCGACGTGCTGCGCGGGCGCCAGGTGCACCTGGTGGTGCTGGCCCCGACGCCGGAGACGGTGCACCAGCGCGAGGCGGCGCGGAACAAGACCGGCTACGACTCGTGGGCGGTGACGGCGCTGAACAAGATCCTGCACGAGCAGACCCCGCGCCTCGGCCTGTGGCTGGACACCTCCGAGCAGACGCCGGAGGAGACCGTCGCGGAGATCCTGGCGCGCCGCGAGGAGAGCCTGCTCGGGTGA
- a CDS encoding penicillin acylase family protein gives MRALFLAVAVLVSAVAVPARAATPQTYAVRGLDQPVRMVVDKWGVPHIYALNTDDLFLAQGFNAARDRLFQMDLWRKRGLGQLAESFGRAWVEQDRASRMLLYRGDMEREWASYGPRAKQIITKFVNGINAYVDWVDQNPQALPEEFRKLGHKPARWAPEDVVRIRSHGLVRNLYSEIMRAMTACLAGLDADRVRVKLQPDWTTKIPDGLDACAVTENAGDVINTYRLGTQAVTFKGQKLELNAAEQQEGSNNWVIGAKKSATGRPVLANDPHRVLPAPSGRYVQHLSAPGLDVIGAGEPILPGVSTGHNGTAAFGLTIFSIDQEDLYVEQLDPANHGRYRFKDAWEPVRTVKERIAVKGEAAREVDLTFTRHGVVLHTDEARHQSYALRSVWFEPGTSPYLGSLKYMGVRNLAQFREVMRNWGGPPENQVYADTRGDIAWLPGGMAPKRPAFDGLLPVPGDGRYEWEGYYDGEQLPRSVNPAKGFLATANEENLPEDYPRDRKLGYEWADPFRSQRIHEVLGGKEKLTIQDSEGLQNDQLSVVARRITAVLKDVTTTDPVAAKALQSLHGWNHVLEAKSGPAALYEVWRVKHLGAAVIAATVPALAQLGQAPDPEVVLDVIEHPERWLGQDAKAKRDKLVVDTLAAAWRDVEKRLGADPAAWQWGTLHQTLFQHPLSGQLPGVDVGPFPRGGSADTPDAASYGADFRQTGGASFRMVLDVGNWDASRAINTPGQSGDPASKHYRDLAPLWHKGEYFPLLYSRAAVERNASQVILLLPRR, from the coding sequence ATGCGGGCTTTGTTCCTGGCCGTGGCGGTGCTCGTCTCCGCGGTCGCGGTTCCCGCGCGAGCGGCCACACCGCAGACCTACGCCGTGCGCGGGCTCGACCAGCCCGTGCGCATGGTGGTCGACAAGTGGGGCGTGCCGCACATCTACGCGCTGAACACCGACGACCTCTTCCTCGCACAGGGCTTCAACGCCGCGCGCGATCGTCTGTTCCAGATGGACCTGTGGCGCAAGCGCGGTCTCGGGCAGCTCGCGGAGTCCTTCGGGCGCGCGTGGGTGGAGCAGGACCGTGCGTCGCGGATGCTGTTGTACCGCGGAGACATGGAGCGCGAGTGGGCCTCCTACGGTCCGCGGGCGAAGCAGATCATCACCAAGTTCGTGAACGGCATCAACGCCTACGTCGACTGGGTCGACCAGAACCCGCAGGCGCTGCCGGAGGAGTTCCGCAAGCTCGGCCACAAGCCCGCGCGGTGGGCGCCGGAGGACGTGGTGCGCATCCGCAGCCACGGCCTGGTCCGCAACCTCTACAGCGAGATCATGCGCGCGATGACCGCCTGCCTCGCCGGCCTCGACGCGGACCGAGTGCGCGTGAAGCTGCAACCGGACTGGACCACGAAGATCCCAGACGGCCTGGACGCGTGCGCGGTCACGGAGAACGCGGGCGACGTGATCAACACCTACCGGCTCGGCACGCAGGCGGTCACGTTCAAGGGACAGAAGCTGGAGCTCAACGCGGCCGAGCAGCAGGAGGGCAGCAACAACTGGGTGATCGGCGCGAAGAAGTCGGCGACCGGGCGGCCCGTGCTGGCCAACGACCCGCACCGGGTGCTGCCCGCGCCGTCCGGGCGCTACGTCCAGCACCTGTCCGCGCCCGGGCTCGACGTGATCGGCGCCGGTGAGCCGATCCTGCCCGGGGTGTCGACCGGCCACAACGGCACGGCGGCGTTCGGCCTGACGATCTTCTCGATCGACCAGGAGGACCTCTACGTCGAGCAGCTGGACCCGGCGAACCACGGCCGCTACCGCTTCAAGGACGCCTGGGAGCCGGTGCGCACGGTCAAGGAGAGGATCGCGGTCAAGGGCGAGGCGGCCCGCGAGGTCGACCTGACCTTCACCCGGCACGGCGTCGTGCTGCACACCGATGAGGCTCGCCACCAGTCCTACGCGCTGCGCAGCGTGTGGTTCGAGCCCGGCACCTCGCCGTACCTCGGCAGCCTGAAGTACATGGGGGTCAGGAACCTCGCGCAGTTCCGCGAGGTCATGCGGAACTGGGGCGGACCGCCGGAGAACCAGGTCTACGCCGACACCAGGGGCGACATCGCCTGGCTGCCCGGCGGGATGGCGCCGAAGCGCCCGGCCTTCGACGGCCTGCTGCCGGTGCCCGGCGACGGCCGCTACGAGTGGGAGGGCTACTACGACGGCGAGCAGCTGCCGCGCTCGGTGAACCCGGCGAAGGGCTTCCTGGCCACGGCCAACGAGGAGAACCTGCCGGAGGACTACCCGCGAGACCGCAAGCTCGGCTACGAGTGGGCCGATCCGTTCCGTTCCCAGCGCATCCACGAAGTGCTTGGCGGCAAAGAGAAACTGACTATCCAGGACTCCGAGGGGCTGCAGAACGACCAGCTCTCCGTCGTGGCCCGCCGGATCACCGCGGTGCTCAAGGACGTCACGACGACCGATCCGGTCGCGGCCAAGGCGCTCCAGTCGCTGCACGGGTGGAACCACGTGCTGGAGGCGAAGTCCGGTCCGGCCGCGCTGTACGAGGTGTGGCGCGTGAAGCACCTCGGCGCCGCGGTGATCGCCGCGACCGTGCCCGCGCTCGCGCAGCTGGGCCAGGCGCCGGACCCGGAGGTGGTGCTCGACGTGATCGAGCACCCGGAGCGGTGGCTCGGCCAGGACGCCAAGGCGAAGCGGGACAAGCTCGTCGTGGACACGCTCGCCGCGGCCTGGCGCGACGTGGAGAAGCGCCTCGGCGCGGACCCGGCCGCCTGGCAGTGGGGGACGCTGCACCAGACCCTGTTCCAGCACCCGCTGTCCGGGCAGCTGCCCGGCGTCGACGTGGGCCCGTTCCCGCGCGGCGGCTCGGCGGACACCCCGGACGCGGCGTCCTACGGCGCGGACTTCCGGCAGACCGGCGGCGCGTCGTTCCGGATGGTGCTGGACGTGGGCAACTGGGACGCCTCCCGCGCGATCAACACGCCGGGCCAGTCCGGTGACCCGGCGAGCAAGCACTACCGCGACCTGGCTCCGTTGTGGCACAAGGGCGAGTACTTCCCGCTGCTGTACTCGCGAGCGGCCGTCGAACGCAACGCGAGCCAAGTGATCCTGCTGCTGCCCCGCCGCTGA
- the ccrA gene encoding crotonyl-CoA carboxylase/reductase, protein MNTVDVQPITWRSAVQKILDAILADELDALASLPVPDSYRGVTVRKSEQDMFAGLESRDKDPRRSLHVDEVPTPELGPGEALVAVMASAINYNTVWTSIFEPLSTFGFLERYGRTSELNARHDLPYHVVGSDLAGVVLRTGPGVNAWKPGDEVVAHCLNVELEHPDGHSDTMLDPEQRIWGFETNFGGLAELALVKANQLMPKPKHLSWEEAASPGLVNSTAYRQLVSRNGADMKQGDVVLIWGASGGLGSYATQFALNGGATPVCVVSSPEKAEICRKMGAELVIDRAAEGYRFWKDEHEQDQREWKRFGAKIRELTGGDDPDIVFEHPGRETFGASVYVAKRGGTIVTCASTSGFNHSYDNRYLWMHLKRIVGSHFANYREAWEANRLIAKGAVHPTLSKVYPLEETGQAAHDVHRNAHQGKVGVLCLAPEEGLGVRDPEFRDRHAEAINRFRGV, encoded by the coding sequence ATGAACACCGTTGATGTGCAACCGATCACATGGAGGTCTGCCGTGCAGAAGATCCTCGACGCGATCCTCGCCGACGAGCTCGACGCGCTGGCGTCCCTTCCGGTGCCGGACAGCTATCGCGGCGTCACGGTGCGCAAGAGCGAGCAGGACATGTTCGCGGGGCTGGAGAGCCGGGACAAGGACCCGCGCCGCTCGCTGCACGTGGACGAGGTGCCGACGCCGGAGCTGGGCCCGGGCGAGGCGCTGGTGGCCGTGATGGCCAGCGCGATCAACTACAACACCGTGTGGACCTCGATCTTCGAGCCGCTGTCCACCTTCGGCTTCCTGGAGCGCTACGGGCGCACATCGGAGCTGAACGCGCGGCACGACCTGCCCTACCACGTGGTCGGCTCCGACCTGGCGGGTGTGGTGCTGCGGACCGGCCCCGGCGTGAACGCGTGGAAGCCCGGCGACGAGGTGGTCGCGCACTGCCTCAACGTGGAGCTGGAGCACCCAGACGGGCACAGCGACACCATGCTCGACCCGGAGCAGCGGATCTGGGGCTTCGAGACCAACTTCGGCGGGCTGGCCGAGCTGGCGCTGGTCAAGGCCAACCAGCTGATGCCCAAGCCGAAGCACCTCAGCTGGGAGGAGGCCGCCAGCCCGGGCCTGGTCAACTCCACCGCCTACCGCCAGCTCGTCTCGCGCAACGGCGCGGACATGAAGCAGGGCGACGTCGTGCTGATCTGGGGCGCCTCCGGCGGCCTCGGCTCCTACGCGACGCAGTTCGCGCTCAACGGCGGCGCCACCCCGGTGTGCGTGGTCTCCAGCCCGGAGAAGGCCGAGATCTGCCGCAAGATGGGCGCCGAGCTGGTCATCGACCGCGCCGCCGAGGGCTACCGGTTCTGGAAGGACGAGCACGAGCAGGACCAGCGCGAGTGGAAGCGCTTCGGCGCCAAGATCCGCGAACTGACCGGCGGCGACGACCCGGACATCGTCTTCGAGCACCCCGGCCGGGAGACCTTCGGCGCCAGCGTCTACGTGGCCAAGCGCGGCGGCACCATCGTGACCTGCGCCTCCACCTCCGGCTTCAACCACAGCTACGACAACCGGTACCTGTGGATGCACCTGAAGCGGATCGTCGGCTCGCACTTCGCGAACTACCGCGAGGCGTGGGAGGCCAACCGACTGATCGCCAAGGGCGCCGTGCACCCCACGCTGTCCAAGGTCTACCCGCTGGAGGAGACCGGCCAGGCCGCCCACGACGTCCACCGCAACGCCCACCAGGGCAAGGTCGGCGTGCTGTGCCTGGCGCCGGAGGAGGGCCTGGGCGTGCGCGATCCCGAGTTCCGGGACCGGCACGCCGAGGCGATCAACCGATTCCGGGGCGTGTGA
- a CDS encoding alpha/beta fold hydrolase: MSTDDTEIRPAVVLLHAFPLDSRMWDAVRAPLEARFTVITPDQRGLGARPLGTAPVPSLDVVAADVLAQIEALGLERVVLGGISMGGYVAMALLRQAPELVEKLVLVDTKAVADNHQQRAGRLAMAERVEAEGTGWLADAVLDGLLGASTHAKRPDAVRATRSLIDAQSAEGVAWAQRAMAARPDSTDVLRDLDVPTLIVVGEQDKLTPPTAAQEMFDLLPDAELVLVPGCGHLPPIERPAEFAGVLLDWLT; encoded by the coding sequence ATGAGCACCGACGACACCGAAATTCGCCCCGCGGTGGTGCTGCTGCACGCGTTCCCGCTGGACTCGCGCATGTGGGACGCGGTCCGCGCACCGCTGGAAGCACGCTTCACCGTGATCACCCCCGACCAGCGCGGCCTCGGCGCGAGGCCGCTGGGCACCGCGCCCGTGCCGAGCCTGGACGTCGTGGCCGCGGACGTGCTGGCCCAGATCGAGGCGCTGGGGCTGGAGCGGGTGGTCCTCGGCGGGATCTCGATGGGCGGCTACGTGGCGATGGCCCTGCTGCGCCAAGCCCCCGAGCTGGTCGAGAAGCTGGTCCTCGTCGACACCAAGGCCGTCGCCGACAACCACCAGCAGCGCGCCGGGCGCCTCGCGATGGCCGAACGCGTCGAGGCCGAGGGCACCGGCTGGCTCGCCGACGCGGTCCTCGACGGGTTGCTGGGCGCGAGCACGCACGCCAAGCGACCCGACGCCGTGCGCGCCACGCGGTCGTTGATCGACGCGCAGTCCGCGGAGGGCGTCGCCTGGGCGCAGCGGGCCATGGCCGCCCGGCCGGACTCCACGGACGTGCTGCGCGACCTCGACGTACCGACGTTGATCGTCGTGGGGGAGCAGGACAAGCTCACCCCGCCGACCGCGGCCCAGGAGATGTTCGACCTGCTGCCCGACGCCGAACTCGTGCTCGTGCCGGGATGCGGTCACCTGCCACCCATCGAGCGCCCGGCCGAGTTCGCCGGGGTCCTCCTCGACTGGCTCACCTGA
- a CDS encoding alpha/beta hydrolase, protein MTTEIRANTVLPARRESITLHTADGLNLIGELSLPPEGEPKATLVLLHPLPTHGGMMDSHLYRKAAWRLPALAGVAVLRFNTRGTASEAGRSEGEFDNGDGERFDVAAALEYAEFHDLPNVWLVGWSFGTDLALVHGCDPLVRGLFLISPPLRWSKPEHLETWAKSGKPVYCLVPEHDDNLQPEEAGRRFAAIPQAKVIPVAGGKHLLVGYAEEALDQLVAAVVPDVPTPLPRTWDGPSTTHQVTIVS, encoded by the coding sequence ATGACTACTGAGATCCGGGCGAACACCGTCCTCCCCGCGCGCCGCGAGTCGATCACCCTGCACACCGCGGACGGGCTGAACCTGATCGGCGAGCTGTCCCTGCCGCCGGAGGGGGAGCCCAAGGCGACCCTCGTGCTGCTGCACCCCCTGCCGACGCACGGCGGGATGATGGACTCGCACCTGTACCGGAAGGCGGCGTGGCGACTGCCCGCGCTGGCCGGGGTCGCGGTCCTGCGGTTCAACACCCGCGGCACGGCGAGCGAGGCCGGGCGCAGCGAGGGCGAGTTCGACAACGGCGACGGCGAGCGGTTCGACGTGGCCGCCGCGCTGGAGTACGCCGAGTTCCACGACCTGCCGAACGTGTGGCTGGTCGGCTGGTCCTTCGGCACCGACCTGGCGCTGGTGCACGGCTGCGACCCGCTCGTGCGGGGGCTGTTCCTGATCTCCCCGCCGCTGCGCTGGAGCAAGCCGGAGCACCTGGAGACCTGGGCGAAGTCGGGCAAGCCGGTGTACTGCCTGGTGCCCGAGCACGACGACAACCTCCAGCCGGAGGAGGCCGGGCGGCGCTTCGCCGCGATCCCGCAGGCGAAGGTCATCCCGGTCGCGGGCGGCAAGCACCTGCTGGTCGGCTACGCCGAGGAGGCGCTGGACCAGCTCGTCGCCGCGGTCGTGCCGGACGTGCCGACCCCGCTGCCGCGCACCTGGGACGGCCCGTCCACGACGCATCAGGTCACGATCGTCTCCTGA
- a CDS encoding helix-turn-helix domain-containing protein produces the protein MFEEAGGDSVVREQAGQVLAANLRALREQRGLSLSELARRSEIAKGTLSQLESGTGNPTIETVFSLSNALDVPVSSLLTERVAQDVVLIRSAGLDVLSGDAVDLRMLRRVDVSETVFELYDQRVRPGRTQRSTGHPGREHTVVTSGFLRVGPADAPYTLGPGDYVCFPAQQPHVYEAVDGPVTSVLLLEYPATAGPVQFGAHH, from the coding sequence ATGTTCGAGGAGGCTGGAGGAGACTCGGTGGTCCGGGAACAAGCTGGTCAGGTGCTCGCGGCGAACCTGCGCGCACTGAGGGAGCAACGCGGGCTGTCGCTGTCCGAGCTGGCGCGGCGCTCCGAGATCGCCAAGGGCACGCTCTCCCAGCTGGAGTCCGGAACCGGCAATCCCACCATCGAGACCGTGTTCAGTTTGTCGAACGCTCTCGACGTCCCGGTGTCGTCGTTGCTGACCGAGCGCGTGGCGCAGGACGTCGTGCTGATCCGCTCCGCCGGGCTCGACGTGCTCAGCGGGGACGCCGTCGACCTCCGCATGCTGCGCCGGGTGGACGTCTCGGAGACGGTCTTCGAGCTGTACGACCAGCGCGTGCGGCCCGGGCGGACGCAGCGTTCGACCGGCCATCCAGGACGCGAGCACACCGTTGTGACGTCGGGCTTTCTCCGCGTCGGCCCGGCGGACGCGCCGTACACGCTCGGCCCGGGGGACTACGTGTGCTTCCCGGCGCAGCAGCCGCACGTCTACGAGGCGGTCGACGGTCCGGTGACCTCGGTGCTGCTGCTGGAGTACCCGGCGACGGCTGGACCGGTGCAGTTCGGCGCCCACCATTGA
- a CDS encoding coiled-coil domain-containing protein, whose product MGLADDRELVPLGSGFDIVKRGGYNRAQVEEHLERLDSDLRILAADRDAAVSQAADLARQLEKARSEIEDLKGQVDRLSKPPTTLEGLSERLQRMLRLAQDEASETRARAEAEGREIKAKAEKDSAALRVRYEQLITELDNRRAEMEAEHQNVLDTARAEAKRITDVAEQARQEADAASAAKRKQVEEDFEIAMASRRAEAMHALAETEAASKAEADRRVREATEEANKRVLDATEDAKRRVAEATAEAQRLVREATDESSRRLFEATEEAKRRRTEAVDEAAKRIREATEESARRVREATAEAQRLVREATEESTRRVEYATKRVQELRELRVKVAGQLKEMESRLDTLRTELKSRLEKARAQLKTQLEAARTELVSRLETMRTDLDTELESATGKSQTELGSVLSGVGGELDSVHTAFAEAKPILDQAEDEQDVLAKPALPPQGKQQPPQAPQAPQPPKQQPPAQGVPPSPAKPSGTAPPLDQPTQQFKRPMPAMEAPTNRMGQQQQQRPPQQQQTQVLQNQQQQHKPQQHPPRQQPPKQQQKQQQQKSSGKPPQRQR is encoded by the coding sequence ATGGGCCTTGCCGATGACCGCGAGCTCGTGCCGCTGGGGTCAGGCTTCGACATCGTGAAGCGCGGTGGCTACAACCGCGCCCAGGTGGAGGAGCACCTCGAACGGCTCGACTCGGACCTGCGCATCCTCGCCGCGGACCGCGACGCCGCCGTCTCCCAGGCGGCCGATCTCGCGCGCCAGCTGGAAAAGGCGCGTTCGGAGATCGAGGACCTCAAGGGTCAGGTCGACCGGCTGTCCAAGCCGCCGACCACCCTCGAGGGCCTCAGCGAACGGCTGCAACGAATGCTCCGCCTGGCCCAGGACGAGGCGAGCGAGACGCGGGCGCGCGCCGAGGCCGAGGGCCGGGAGATCAAGGCGAAGGCGGAGAAGGACTCCGCCGCGCTGCGCGTCCGCTACGAGCAGCTGATCACCGAGCTGGACAACCGGCGCGCGGAGATGGAGGCCGAGCACCAGAACGTGCTCGACACCGCGCGCGCCGAGGCCAAGCGGATCACCGACGTGGCCGAGCAGGCGCGGCAGGAGGCCGACGCGGCGTCCGCGGCCAAGCGCAAGCAGGTCGAGGAGGACTTCGAGATCGCCATGGCCTCGCGTCGCGCCGAGGCCATGCACGCGCTCGCCGAGACGGAGGCGGCCAGCAAGGCCGAGGCCGACCGCCGGGTCCGCGAGGCCACCGAGGAGGCGAACAAGCGCGTCCTCGACGCGACCGAGGACGCCAAGCGCCGCGTCGCCGAGGCGACCGCGGAGGCGCAGCGCCTGGTCCGCGAGGCGACCGACGAGAGCAGCCGCAGGCTCTTCGAGGCCACCGAGGAAGCCAAGCGCCGCCGCACCGAGGCGGTCGACGAGGCGGCCAAGCGCATCCGCGAGGCCACCGAGGAGTCCGCGCGCCGTGTCCGCGAGGCGACGGCCGAGGCGCAGCGCCTGGTCCGCGAGGCGACCGAGGAGTCGACCCGCCGGGTGGAGTACGCGACCAAGCGCGTTCAGGAGCTGCGCGAGCTGCGGGTGAAGGTGGCCGGGCAGCTCAAGGAGATGGAGTCCAGGCTCGACACGCTGCGCACGGAGCTGAAGTCGCGGCTGGAGAAGGCCCGCGCCCAGCTCAAGACGCAGCTGGAGGCGGCGCGCACGGAGCTGGTCTCCCGGCTGGAGACGATGCGCACCGACCTGGACACGGAGCTGGAGTCGGCGACCGGCAAGAGCCAGACGGAACTCGGTTCGGTGCTCAGCGGGGTCGGTGGCGAGCTGGACTCGGTGCACACGGCCTTCGCCGAGGCCAAGCCGATCCTGGACCAGGCCGAGGACGAGCAGGACGTGCTCGCCAAGCCCGCCCTGCCGCCGCAGGGCAAGCAGCAGCCGCCCCAGGCACCGCAGGCTCCTCAGCCGCCGAAACAGCAGCCGCCCGCGCAGGGCGTGCCGCCGTCACCGGCCAAGCCGTCCGGCACCGCACCGCCGCTGGACCAGCCGACGCAGCAGTTCAAGCGGCCGATGCCCGCGATGGAGGCACCGACCAACCGCATGGGCCAGCAGCAACAGCAGCGCCCGCCGCAGCAACAGCAGACCCAGGTGCTGCAGAACCAGCAACAGCAGCACAAGCCGCAGCAGCACCCGCCACGGCAGCAACCCCCGAAGCAGCAGCAGAAGCAACAGCAGCAGAAGTCCTCGGGCAAGCCCCCACAGCGCCAGCGCTGA
- a CDS encoding GNAT family N-acetyltransferase has translation MIGTDRLVLRRPTAADLTAMVEIHSDPETNRFNPLGPADEARATRDLMSWLAHWAVHGFGYCAITEPSGFVVGFGGLRTHVFEDEPVLNLYYRFRPSAWGKGYAPEMARAVVDWAREHRPEPVLIFTKSDNAPAIRVAEKIGFTLLRETVLEGAPAVVYGAQETIVT, from the coding sequence GTGATCGGCACGGACCGCCTGGTGCTGCGCAGGCCGACCGCGGCGGACCTGACGGCGATGGTGGAGATCCATTCCGATCCGGAGACGAACCGGTTCAACCCGCTCGGTCCGGCCGACGAGGCACGCGCCACCCGCGACCTGATGTCGTGGCTGGCGCACTGGGCGGTGCACGGCTTCGGCTACTGCGCGATCACCGAGCCCTCCGGCTTCGTCGTCGGTTTCGGCGGCCTGCGCACGCACGTCTTCGAGGACGAGCCGGTGCTGAACCTGTACTACCGCTTCCGCCCGTCGGCGTGGGGCAAGGGCTACGCCCCGGAGATGGCGCGCGCCGTCGTGGACTGGGCGCGGGAGCACCGCCCCGAACCCGTGCTGATCTTCACGAAGTCCGACAACGCCCCCGCGATCCGGGTGGCGGAGAAGATCGGCTTCACGTTGCTGCGCGAGACCGTGCTCGAAGGCGCTCCTGCCGTGGTCTACGGCGCTCAGGAGACGATCGTGACCTGA
- a CDS encoding GrpB family protein, with the protein MGIKIIEYDPAWPERFEAARALVRAACGDRVLTIEHIGSTAVPGLAAKPTIDIAAGVRSVDADGPAVAEAMRPHGYVPMDTGMTGRLFLHREVDGQRTHHLHVVPEEELPEFLELLLRDWLRTHSADAERYGALKKRLAAELTDSFEYTKAKTELIQELVDAARLARGMPKVPVWAD; encoded by the coding sequence ATGGGCATCAAGATCATCGAGTACGACCCGGCGTGGCCGGAGCGGTTCGAAGCGGCGCGGGCTCTGGTCCGTGCCGCCTGCGGCGACCGGGTGCTCACCATCGAGCACATCGGCAGCACGGCGGTGCCCGGTCTCGCGGCCAAGCCGACGATCGACATCGCGGCGGGCGTGCGCTCGGTGGACGCGGACGGACCCGCCGTCGCCGAGGCGATGCGCCCGCACGGCTACGTCCCGATGGACACCGGCATGACTGGGCGGCTGTTCCTCCACCGCGAGGTCGACGGGCAGCGCACGCACCACCTGCACGTGGTGCCCGAGGAGGAGCTGCCCGAGTTCCTTGAGCTGCTGCTGCGCGACTGGCTGCGCACGCACTCCGCGGACGCCGAGCGCTACGGCGCGCTGAAGAAGCGCCTGGCGGCGGAGCTGACGGACAGCTTCGAGTACACCAAGGCCAAGACCGAGCTGATCCAGGAGTTGGTGGACGCCGCCCGGCTCGCCCGCGGGATGCCGAAGGTGCCAGTCTGGGCGGACTGA
- a CDS encoding SPW repeat domain-containing protein, with amino-acid sequence MAKAWTRWQDWAAVVLGVVLMLTPAWSETTDRAMWTMIVFGALLGLAGLWSLAMPGSVASEWTHVVIGALVFIAPWAMGYADMMGAAWTSWIVGVLAVAVGAAALPEANAAHRGLAGSH; translated from the coding sequence ATGGCCAAAGCGTGGACTCGCTGGCAGGACTGGGCGGCCGTGGTGCTCGGCGTGGTGCTGATGCTGACCCCCGCGTGGTCCGAGACGACCGACCGGGCCATGTGGACGATGATCGTTTTCGGCGCCCTGCTCGGTCTTGCCGGTCTCTGGTCCCTCGCGATGCCGGGTTCGGTGGCGAGCGAGTGGACGCACGTGGTGATCGGGGCACTGGTCTTCATCGCCCCGTGGGCCATGGGATACGCGGACATGATGGGCGCGGCGTGGACCTCGTGGATCGTGGGCGTGCTGGCCGTCGCGGTGGGCGCGGCGGCGCTCCCCGAAGCCAACGCCGCCCATCGCGGGCTCGCCGGATCGCACTGA
- a CDS encoding TetR/AcrR family transcriptional regulator: MSAKERILDAAEQLFAELGFDATPTSRIAELAGVPKGLVHYYFRRKPDLLAALVRRLPEDSVDPADVVVPGDVELSLRRLVAALDERLDSSPLLSHLLWRESDTHDAVREAMHGRFDRMVQEIRDVLAAVCPGAADVDSAAELLGLAVSYRHSVARHTPDWSERANRMEREVAFIARALRAEV; the protein is encoded by the coding sequence ATGTCGGCCAAGGAACGGATTCTCGACGCGGCGGAGCAGCTGTTCGCCGAGCTGGGCTTCGACGCCACACCCACGTCGCGCATCGCCGAGCTGGCCGGCGTGCCCAAGGGGTTGGTCCACTACTACTTCCGCCGCAAGCCGGATCTCCTCGCCGCGTTGGTGCGCCGCCTGCCGGAGGACTCGGTCGACCCCGCCGACGTCGTGGTGCCCGGTGACGTCGAGCTGAGCCTGCGCCGCCTCGTGGCCGCCCTCGACGAGCGGCTGGACTCCTCGCCGTTGCTGAGCCACCTGCTGTGGCGCGAGTCGGACACCCACGACGCGGTGCGCGAGGCCATGCACGGGCGCTTCGACCGAATGGTGCAGGAGATCCGGGACGTTCTGGCCGCGGTCTGCCCGGGTGCCGCGGATGTGGACAGCGCGGCCGAACTGCTCGGTCTCGCGGTCAGCTACCGCCACTCCGTCGCCAGGCACACTCCGGACTGGTCAGAGCGCGCGAACCGGATGGAGCGGGAGGTCGCCTTCATCGCCCGGGCGTTGCGCGCCGAGGTTTGA